A part of Bacteroidia bacterium genomic DNA contains:
- a CDS encoding CHAT domain-containing tetratricopeptide repeat protein — MNFFRKKDSLRAVLVLILLGGSGLTICARTPVEADSLKGVSLFQNAKEETDQDCRVELYRQASLHFRAADQPVLWWNCLDNICWELFKKERDDETFAWLDTAVKEVWWPEDQKTATIYANRGYYRKQTKDYYLAKKDYERALQITRNHTTLDCRHGYTLMKSLANLYTQFGEYEKARLLLESALKLCDDYPDLSKKAALMSDLAMVYRFENNPEAALNLYDQALLFQSTDNNTQGLLLINKADALSLLGENEQSLPLVLKGIKEINAAPKPNLRYLESAYAILGSVYEQLGKKSEALNFFYRALDISGKMYGGKPGREAGKIYKALGEIALAEGKYTEAEDFFYSALKTVLPENETTTLQNPGHMADNVLMEALEGMGTVAWTAWKQNPDQNLLKNAYTHYTQSIRVQDALRAEYIYESSSFKLQEESIRRHEYAIATAFELYQATGEPSWLDSAFSFFEKSKSVVLKESLSEIEAGKASAIPQPLLDRRNDLENARIFFERQIFEEKQKADTADQKMIGFWENRLSELQVSLDSVESHLKSQYANWYQLKDLASRRHISEVQPWLAGKDAQMIQYFWGESSLYILAIDAKGIRSNTLRLDSVNLAVKIDSLRLILGDYQQTEDEALAAVYYHAYVRLAYKLYNLLLAPVLPESKTNRTRPGKMIIIPDGLLGYLPFDVLLTASAEGKSGFRTLDYVLNDYIVSYGYSAGLSMVKNPQNNAASVVLGGYAPSYGEGWFSEARRSFRLNDLRAFNNLKYNQPEVESIIRVVGGEAFMGKDATEAAFRSSAGRYRILHLSMHGFTNEEDPLYSGLVFSYGNGMEAVSDQQNARSQTPESFSQVERNTGKGQNDGFLHTYEIFTLNLQAEMAVLSACKTGLGKLIRGEGIMSLARAFRAAGCPAVVMSLWEADDQSTREIMEKFYANVKEGQSKDEALHNAKSEYLQSAASNRINPLYWSTFVMIGDDTPVFREDYTWLFFLVGGGLILGILGLAIFLNHRKPQEQI, encoded by the coding sequence ATGAATTTTTTCAGGAAAAAGGACAGTCTTCGGGCTGTCCTTGTCCTGATCCTCCTGGGAGGGTCAGGACTGACGATCTGCGCCCGGACACCAGTAGAAGCAGACAGCCTCAAAGGGGTGAGTTTGTTTCAAAATGCAAAGGAAGAAACCGACCAGGACTGCCGGGTAGAATTGTACCGACAGGCGTCCCTTCATTTCCGGGCGGCAGATCAGCCTGTATTGTGGTGGAACTGTCTCGACAATATCTGTTGGGAGCTATTTAAAAAAGAACGGGACGATGAGACCTTTGCCTGGCTCGATACCGCAGTAAAAGAAGTATGGTGGCCCGAAGACCAGAAGACAGCAACCATATATGCAAACAGAGGATATTATCGCAAACAAACCAAAGACTATTACCTCGCAAAAAAAGACTACGAACGGGCACTCCAGATTACCCGAAACCATACTACACTTGATTGCCGCCATGGCTACACACTTATGAAATCGCTCGCCAACCTTTACACACAGTTTGGTGAATATGAAAAAGCCCGTTTGCTGCTGGAGTCTGCCCTGAAACTTTGCGATGATTATCCCGACCTGTCTAAAAAAGCGGCTTTAATGAGCGATCTGGCAATGGTTTACCGCTTTGAAAATAATCCCGAAGCTGCCCTTAACCTCTACGATCAGGCGCTGCTGTTTCAGAGTACAGACAACAATACACAAGGCCTTCTGCTGATCAATAAAGCAGATGCGTTGAGCCTTCTCGGCGAAAACGAACAATCCCTGCCGCTGGTTCTGAAAGGCATTAAAGAAATCAATGCTGCCCCAAAACCCAACTTAAGATATCTGGAAAGTGCGTATGCAATCCTTGGGTCAGTATATGAACAGCTCGGCAAAAAAAGTGAAGCTTTAAACTTTTTCTACCGTGCGCTGGATATCAGTGGGAAAATGTATGGTGGTAAGCCTGGCCGCGAGGCTGGAAAAATTTATAAGGCATTAGGTGAAATTGCTTTGGCCGAAGGAAAATATACGGAAGCCGAAGACTTTTTCTATTCGGCACTGAAAACCGTTCTCCCGGAGAATGAAACCACAACTCTTCAGAACCCCGGCCATATGGCTGATAATGTGCTGATGGAAGCTCTCGAAGGCATGGGCACAGTCGCATGGACTGCCTGGAAGCAGAATCCCGATCAGAATTTGCTAAAAAATGCATATACCCACTATACGCAATCTATTCGTGTACAGGATGCCCTGCGAGCCGAATATATTTACGAATCTTCCAGCTTCAAACTCCAGGAAGAAAGCATCCGGCGCCATGAATATGCAATTGCCACAGCATTTGAACTGTACCAGGCCACAGGCGAACCATCATGGCTGGATTCTGCATTTTCATTTTTTGAAAAGAGCAAGTCGGTTGTGCTGAAAGAATCACTCAGCGAAATTGAAGCCGGAAAAGCCAGTGCCATTCCCCAACCCCTGCTCGACCGCAGAAATGACCTAGAAAATGCCCGTATTTTTTTTGAAAGGCAGATTTTTGAGGAAAAACAAAAAGCAGACACTGCTGACCAAAAGATGATCGGGTTTTGGGAAAACCGGCTCTCAGAATTGCAGGTTTCGCTTGATTCGGTTGAGTCTCATCTCAAGTCTCAGTACGCCAACTGGTACCAGTTAAAGGATTTGGCATCGCGCCGCCATATTTCCGAAGTTCAACCCTGGCTGGCGGGAAAAGATGCGCAGATGATTCAATATTTCTGGGGAGAATCTTCGCTATATATTCTTGCGATTGACGCTAAAGGCATTCGCAGCAATACCCTGCGTCTGGACTCTGTAAATCTTGCCGTAAAGATCGATTCACTCAGGCTGATTTTAGGTGATTACCAACAGACGGAAGATGAGGCCCTTGCCGCTGTGTATTACCATGCTTATGTGCGCCTTGCATACAAGCTGTACAATTTACTGCTGGCACCTGTACTGCCTGAAAGTAAGACAAATCGCACCCGTCCCGGAAAAATGATTATTATCCCAGACGGACTCCTGGGTTATCTTCCCTTTGATGTATTGCTTACGGCATCAGCCGAAGGCAAAAGCGGTTTTCGTACGCTTGATTATGTCCTGAATGACTATATCGTCAGCTACGGATACTCTGCTGGTTTGAGCATGGTCAAAAACCCACAAAACAATGCGGCATCCGTTGTTTTGGGCGGATATGCCCCCTCCTATGGAGAAGGTTGGTTTTCAGAGGCTCGCCGTTCGTTTCGTCTCAATGATCTGCGCGCATTCAACAACCTGAAATACAACCAGCCGGAAGTAGAAAGTATTATCCGTGTGGTTGGCGGTGAGGCTTTTATGGGTAAAGATGCTACAGAAGCTGCTTTTCGTTCTTCCGCAGGCCGTTACCGTATCCTGCACTTGTCCATGCATGGCTTCACCAATGAAGAAGACCCACTATACTCAGGGTTGGTATTTTCATATGGAAATGGGATGGAAGCGGTTTCTGATCAGCAGAATGCTCGTTCTCAGACACCGGAATCATTTAGCCAGGTTGAAAGAAATACAGGGAAAGGGCAGAATGATGGGTTTCTCCACACATATGAAATTTTTACACTCAATCTTCAGGCAGAAATGGCTGTACTAAGTGCCTGTAAGACAGGTTTGGGCAAATTGATCCGGGGGGAAGGCATCATGAGTCTGGCCCGCGCATTTCGGGCTGCCGGTTGCCCGGCTGTAGTGATGAGCCTTTGGGAAGCCGACGACCAGTCCACCCGCGAGATTATGGAAAAGTTTTATGCGAATGTGAAAGAAGGTCAGTCCAAAGATGAAGCACTGCACAATGCCAAATCCGAATACCTGCAAAGTGCCGCATCCAACCGAATCAATCCGCTCTATTGGTCCACATTTGTGATGATAGGGGATGATACACCTGTTTTTAGGGAGGACTATACCTGGCTATTTTTCCTCGTAGGTGGCGGCCTTATTCTTGGCATATTGGGGTTGGCTATTTTTTTAAATCACCGCAAACCACAGGAACAAATATAA
- the glpK gene encoding glycerol kinase GlpK: MKDSYILALDQGTTSSRAIIFDKKCNIIGVAQKEFTQIFPKPGWVEHDPMEILNSQLAVARSVMAIHGISPQQIAGIGITNQRETTIVWDKTTGMPVYNAIVWQDRRTAGICDELKSRGLTDYVRSQTGLVIDAYFSGTKIKWILDYIAVNNPDIKIANLLFGTVDTWLIWNLTGGNVHATDYSNASRTLLYNIRDLKWDDRMLNELDIPVSMLPEVRDSSGDFGKTDPQIFDGVAIPIAGVAGDQQSALFGQACFEPGMTKNTYGTGCFMLMNTGNKPVFSQSGLITSLAWGIGGKVNYVLEGSIFIAGAAIQWLRDGLKIIDEAKDSEYFAMKVPENDGVYVVPAFAGLGAPYWDMYARGAIFGLTRGTTKGHIVRATLESLAYQTRDVLDAMQKDSGTPITTLRVDGGACANNILMQFQADILNTPVERPEIIETTALGAAYLAGLAVGYWEMKQVSDNWRINARFSPEMEKSNREKLYKKWQEAVKRSMGWEQE, from the coding sequence ATGAAAGACTCCTACATACTCGCATTAGACCAGGGAACCACCAGTTCCCGCGCTATCATTTTTGACAAAAAATGCAATATCATTGGCGTTGCCCAGAAAGAATTTACCCAGATTTTTCCTAAGCCGGGATGGGTAGAGCACGATCCGATGGAAATTCTCAACAGCCAGCTTGCTGTTGCAAGATCTGTAATGGCGATACATGGCATATCTCCCCAGCAAATTGCCGGCATAGGCATTACCAACCAGCGGGAGACTACGATTGTATGGGATAAAACTACCGGAATGCCGGTTTATAATGCGATTGTATGGCAGGATCGCCGTACGGCGGGCATATGCGACGAGTTGAAGTCACGCGGTCTTACTGATTATGTACGCAGTCAGACCGGACTGGTGATTGATGCCTATTTTTCCGGCACCAAAATCAAATGGATTCTCGACTATATCGCAGTCAATAATCCCGACATAAAAATTGCCAATCTTCTCTTTGGCACAGTAGATACCTGGCTGATCTGGAATCTTACGGGTGGAAATGTTCACGCTACGGATTACTCCAATGCCTCCCGTACGCTCCTCTACAATATCCGCGATCTGAAGTGGGACGACCGTATGCTCAATGAACTGGATATACCCGTGTCGATGCTTCCGGAAGTTCGAGACTCAAGTGGCGACTTTGGCAAAACCGATCCGCAGATATTTGACGGAGTCGCAATACCCATTGCAGGGGTAGCGGGGGACCAGCAGTCTGCGCTCTTTGGCCAGGCGTGTTTTGAGCCCGGTATGACCAAAAATACCTACGGTACAGGGTGTTTTATGCTGATGAATACCGGAAATAAACCTGTTTTTTCCCAATCAGGGCTGATCACCAGCCTGGCCTGGGGTATTGGCGGGAAAGTAAACTATGTGCTGGAAGGAAGTATATTTATTGCAGGCGCCGCGATTCAGTGGTTGCGCGATGGGCTGAAAATCATCGATGAGGCAAAAGACTCTGAGTATTTTGCGATGAAGGTGCCGGAGAATGACGGGGTATATGTTGTACCTGCTTTTGCCGGTCTGGGTGCACCTTATTGGGATATGTATGCCCGGGGAGCAATTTTCGGATTGACAAGAGGTACGACCAAAGGGCATATTGTACGCGCCACCCTCGAGTCGCTGGCTTACCAGACACGAGATGTGCTGGATGCAATGCAGAAGGATTCCGGAACACCAATAACTACCCTTCGGGTAGATGGTGGTGCCTGCGCCAACAATATCCTGATGCAGTTTCAGGCAGATATTCTCAACACACCGGTAGAGCGGCCCGAGATTATCGAAACCACCGCCCTGGGGGCAGCGTACCTCGCCGGGCTCGCAGTAGGATATTGGGAAATGAAACAAGTCTCAGACAACTGGCGGATAAATGCCAGATTTTCTCCGGAAATGGAAAAATCAAATCGTGAAAAGCTGTACAAAAAATGGCAGGAGGCGGTAAAACGCAGTATGGGCTGGGAACAGGAATAA
- the upp gene encoding uracil phosphoribosyltransferase, with protein sequence MDSRVTIVGKKNSCLSQMLYELRDMNIQKDRMRFRTNLERIGALLAYEISKELTYQEQTVTTPLGELEMNLPAKHPVLVSILRAGVPLHNGLLQMFDHADNGFISAFRQHTSENEFVVKVEYTAIPDVTNRDLILIDPMIATGRSIILSLKEIYNMGIPERLFVAGVVASEEGLEYVLRHMPNAKIYVAAVDNELTAKSYIVPGLGDAGDLAFGPK encoded by the coding sequence ATGGATTCAAGAGTTACGATCGTCGGAAAGAAAAACTCATGCCTGAGCCAGATGCTCTACGAGTTGCGGGATATGAATATCCAGAAAGACAGGATGCGATTCCGGACAAACCTCGAAAGGATTGGCGCGTTGCTGGCTTATGAGATCAGCAAGGAGCTCACCTATCAGGAACAAACCGTTACGACACCGCTAGGAGAGCTCGAAATGAACCTTCCTGCCAAACACCCGGTGTTGGTTTCTATTCTCCGGGCCGGCGTACCACTTCACAATGGATTGCTGCAAATGTTTGATCATGCAGACAATGGTTTTATATCCGCTTTCCGGCAGCATACTTCTGAAAATGAATTTGTGGTAAAGGTAGAATACACGGCAATTCCTGACGTTACAAACCGCGACCTGATATTGATTGATCCGATGATTGCCACCGGAAGGAGCATTATCCTAAGCTTAAAAGAAATTTATAATATGGGAATACCAGAGCGGTTATTTGTGGCTGGGGTGGTTGCCAGCGAAGAAGGGCTTGAATACGTACTTCGCCATATGCCCAATGCAAAGATATATGTTGCAGCCGTTGACAACGAGCTTACCGCCAAATCTTACATAGTCCCCGGGCTGGGTGACGCAGGAGATCTGGCATTTGGCCCCAAATAA
- a CDS encoding GNAT family N-acetyltransferase, with the protein MGAITAHILDHSEITQARWDEFVIQSPQGSLYVSYEYASLIRPDWKAVVVSQHNQWLAVMPFCQNRKWRYLYMPQPMFAQYWGICFVPMENLSLRKQLLLKEEIIVKIIGQIQPHHLIIQNFSPDFDYPLPFHWAGFELKTRYTYHLDIRGELSALWQNTSLNIRRNIGKAEKAGLHIAPQTDGENLEKLFRVNRQHGHNIVGNDEESYRRVLQICEYLIGSGKGKVLGVSTPEGKIIAAAVFAFFGEKTLYLMGAYHPEHADSGAGAMLMWKGIEVAKEKKHLIFDFEGSMIEGVEHFFRKFGAFPVPYLQIYRNHLPHLLRWIQELRSSERKTHA; encoded by the coding sequence TTGGGGGCAATCACCGCGCATATTCTCGATCATAGCGAAATCACCCAGGCCAGGTGGGACGAATTTGTCATTCAGTCACCCCAGGGTTCGCTCTATGTGTCGTATGAATATGCCAGCCTGATCAGGCCCGACTGGAAAGCAGTGGTTGTGAGTCAACACAATCAGTGGCTGGCTGTCATGCCCTTCTGCCAAAACCGAAAATGGCGGTATCTGTATATGCCACAGCCGATGTTTGCACAGTATTGGGGGATATGTTTTGTGCCGATGGAAAACCTTTCACTGCGAAAACAGCTCCTTTTGAAAGAAGAAATCATTGTCAAAATTATCGGACAGATTCAGCCCCACCATCTGATTATTCAAAATTTCTCCCCAGACTTTGACTATCCCCTCCCCTTTCACTGGGCGGGATTCGAACTCAAAACCCGGTACACCTATCACCTTGACATCAGGGGAGAGCTATCTGCGCTTTGGCAAAATACCTCATTAAACATAAGACGGAATATCGGTAAAGCAGAAAAAGCGGGGTTACACATTGCACCTCAGACAGATGGAGAGAATCTGGAGAAACTATTTCGCGTCAACCGCCAACATGGACATAATATCGTCGGCAATGACGAGGAGAGTTATCGCCGGGTTTTGCAGATCTGTGAATACCTTATCGGGAGTGGAAAGGGAAAAGTACTCGGTGTAAGTACGCCAGAGGGGAAGATTATTGCGGCGGCGGTTTTTGCCTTTTTTGGAGAAAAAACGCTATACCTGATGGGCGCTTATCATCCGGAGCATGCAGACTCAGGTGCCGGAGCGATGCTGATGTGGAAGGGAATTGAGGTAGCAAAAGAAAAAAAACACCTGATTTTTGACTTTGAGGGGTCAATGATAGAAGGAGTTGAGCATTTTTTCAGGAAATTTGGTGCATTCCCCGTACCTTATTTGCAGATTTACAGAAACCATTTACCCCATTTACTCAGATGGATTCAAGAGTTACGATCGTCGGAAAGAAAAACTCATGCCTGA
- a CDS encoding polysaccharide deacetylase family protein gives MIQILIPASTPRLSFTLDLIFSRIIGIPYEIIPLSEWHAGQETPLINYTQLIIPEAFSIPNAGIHKSTDILPVDVRLANREIPYLFHYSASGSSYQLEFDIFSAVFYLATDYEKYIEAIRDSHDRFDLIQYPSNDYGLQALPLVHIYCEELWEKLCLQYTSLASSRKPPVFDYRITWDIDFPWKYFHKDPLTHIGGFFKDIRAGEWKRLKERTRAWLTGKDPNDSFSQIYSLSPPDKTIFFFLIDRNAQQDSRFTWRNPHLRALIRYISDQGYTTGIHPSYSSYLDPVRIQEECQRLREITDKPVTHSRQHFLRYRLPDTFRYLAEAGIEQEFTLCRFQEAGFPCGMAVPFPWYDLLKDEMTDLILWPTLVMDRTLQQYLGLGPEEAVKHFHKLLQITRRYKGMFTILLHNDVLSESEEWKGWREPVSAFLKELAG, from the coding sequence ATGATTCAAATTCTTATCCCTGCCAGCACTCCCCGGCTGAGTTTTACCCTGGATTTGATCTTTTCCCGGATCATAGGCATCCCTTACGAAATCATCCCGCTTAGCGAATGGCATGCCGGACAGGAAACGCCACTGATCAATTATACCCAACTCATCATTCCTGAAGCTTTTTCTATCCCCAATGCCGGGATTCACAAATCAACTGATATTCTGCCTGTAGATGTACGACTGGCAAACCGGGAAATTCCCTACCTGTTTCACTATAGCGCCAGTGGCTCTTCTTATCAGCTTGAATTTGATATTTTTTCGGCAGTTTTTTATCTGGCGACGGATTACGAAAAGTATATTGAAGCTATTCGCGATAGCCATGATAGGTTTGATCTTATCCAGTATCCTTCCAACGATTATGGATTACAGGCGCTTCCGCTGGTACATATTTACTGTGAGGAGTTGTGGGAAAAACTTTGTCTTCAGTATACCAGCCTGGCTTCCAGTCGAAAACCACCTGTTTTTGATTACCGCATTACCTGGGATATAGATTTTCCGTGGAAATATTTTCACAAAGACCCACTCACTCATATCGGTGGGTTCTTCAAGGATATCCGGGCAGGTGAATGGAAAAGACTGAAAGAACGCACCCGGGCGTGGCTCACCGGCAAAGATCCGAATGATTCTTTTTCACAAATCTATTCCCTTTCGCCTCCGGACAAAACGATATTCTTTTTTCTCATTGACCGAAACGCGCAACAGGATAGTAGATTTACCTGGAGAAACCCCCACCTGCGCGCATTGATCCGCTATATTTCAGATCAAGGATATACCACTGGCATTCATCCTTCCTATTCCAGCTATCTCGACCCGGTGCGAATACAGGAAGAATGTCAGCGCCTCCGGGAAATTACCGACAAACCCGTCACCCATTCCCGGCAGCATTTTCTTAGGTACCGGCTGCCCGATACTTTTCGCTATCTGGCCGAAGCAGGGATTGAGCAGGAGTTTACTTTATGCAGGTTTCAGGAAGCGGGGTTTCCCTGTGGCATGGCGGTGCCTTTCCCCTGGTATGACCTGCTGAAGGATGAAATGACCGACCTGATATTGTGGCCTACCCTGGTGATGGACCGCACACTTCAGCAATATTTGGGCCTTGGCCCGGAAGAGGCTGTGAAACACTTCCACAAACTGCTGCAAATCACGCGCAGATATAAAGGAATGTTTACGATTCTGTTGCACAATGATGTATTGAGTGAGTCAGAAGAATGGAAAGGATGGCGGGAACCTGTCTCAGCATTTCTCAAAGAGTTGGCAGGATAA
- a CDS encoding ABC transporter permease: MKVIHVMGEFGYLIWRLLVNLRYTLRDRERVAYQLDHMGVKSIPLVALIGLFAGAIIAWQAAYQFKGMISLSVLGGQVVRVVMMEMAPVLTALVISGRIGASMTAEIGSMKVTEQIDALRTMSIDPIRYIALPRFLGLSLMMPFLTLFAVAIAVIGSYLVSDYFLDISKQVFFSSIRTFFSVSDLLGGLAKGAIFGMIIALIGCFMGIHTQGGSKGVGKATIASFVISSVCILAGDFLLWIILF; the protein is encoded by the coding sequence ATGAAAGTGATTCATGTAATGGGCGAGTTTGGTTATCTGATCTGGCGTTTGCTGGTGAATCTCAGATATACCTTGCGTGACCGTGAAAGAGTTGCTTATCAGTTGGATCATATGGGCGTGAAATCCATTCCGCTGGTAGCGCTGATTGGATTATTTGCCGGAGCGATCATAGCATGGCAGGCAGCCTATCAGTTTAAAGGTATGATTTCGTTATCAGTCCTGGGCGGCCAGGTGGTGAGGGTTGTCATGATGGAAATGGCCCCCGTACTTACCGCACTGGTAATCAGCGGGCGGATCGGCGCTTCGATGACCGCAGAAATCGGCTCAATGAAAGTTACTGAGCAGATTGATGCGCTCCGGACGATGTCTATTGACCCGATACGATACATTGCATTACCCCGGTTTTTGGGTTTGAGCCTGATGATGCCATTTTTGACTTTATTTGCGGTTGCGATTGCCGTAATTGGTTCATACCTTGTTTCCGACTATTTTCTGGACATTTCCAAACAGGTATTTTTCAGTTCGATACGTACTTTTTTTAGTGTCTCGGATTTGTTGGGTGGATTGGCTAAAGGCGCAATTTTTGGGATGATAATCGCCCTTATCGGCTGTTTTATGGGGATTCACACCCAAGGCGGCTCCAAAGGCGTAGGAAAAGCTACGATCGCTAGTTTTGTGATTTCATCCGTTTGTATATTAGCCGGAGATTTCCTGTTATGGATAATTTTATTCTAA
- a CDS encoding OmpA family protein yields the protein MTPKRIIRLYAFLLGVFLLAVPLGAIGQSKTDKLLKKANLYFNSYNVVGAEELYKEVLAQDENNFEAAYQLGRVNNYLKDYREALRWFRKASEVDPDRNDTVYLQIGLAYKKLNNYRKAKESFEEFKTRHKTQDEYYQRAVLEIEGCDLAEAALTSPPPFRVKPVSFNSTASDRFVSYLDQRQEDVFLSFASSRPLEKQKNKRNQVTGEPKDSDIYYIVKENDSTFGADVTRFPYKLINTKHNDGPATFSGDGLTMYFAICNSKENKDGCSIYESRYNPVKKEWGKPRVIEGLAGKKEVIVNSRGKTKQVPTDDRQPFITPDGRTILFVSDRGGGKGGFDIWYSRKLGSGWSEPQNLEGNINTAFNEASPFINKEGTRIYFASEGLAGFGGYDLYYSEGAIGSFGDPINLGSPINSTYNDFGSYWMDDSLTYFTSDRPGGMGSDDIYWGRAIYYPEPIYDISVKGLVRDKETKQPIPFATATLYEYLEDGSIAELGMFSTDQSARYEFKKLEKEKKYKILGNAPEYLANEEEVSTEGIKGNAELVKNIDIELEPIVIDSAIVLQNIYYDFDEYYLRPDALDELEFLIKILNDNPNIMIQMGSHTDSNGTEMYNKELSNNRARAVVKYLADNQISPGRLSWFGFGESDPLIYPELSDDDEQANRRTEFRITSIDFE from the coding sequence ATGACACCAAAAAGAATCATACGGCTTTATGCCTTTCTCCTGGGGGTTTTTCTGCTTGCGGTGCCGCTTGGGGCCATTGGTCAGAGCAAAACTGACAAGCTTTTAAAGAAAGCCAACCTCTATTTCAACAGCTACAATGTTGTAGGTGCTGAAGAACTTTATAAGGAGGTGCTGGCTCAGGATGAAAACAATTTTGAGGCTGCTTACCAACTCGGTCGGGTAAATAACTATCTGAAAGACTACCGGGAAGCACTCCGCTGGTTTCGCAAAGCCAGTGAAGTTGACCCGGATCGTAATGATACGGTGTACCTTCAGATTGGCCTTGCTTACAAAAAATTGAACAATTACCGGAAAGCCAAAGAATCATTCGAAGAATTTAAAACCCGCCACAAAACGCAGGATGAGTATTATCAGCGTGCGGTGCTTGAAATCGAAGGATGTGACCTGGCTGAAGCGGCGCTCACCTCGCCTCCGCCATTCCGTGTAAAACCTGTCTCTTTTAACTCTACTGCCAGTGATCGTTTTGTATCCTATCTGGATCAACGCCAGGAAGATGTATTCCTCAGTTTCGCTTCCTCCCGTCCACTGGAAAAACAAAAAAATAAAAGGAATCAGGTTACAGGTGAACCCAAAGATTCTGACATCTACTATATCGTCAAAGAGAATGACTCTACCTTCGGTGCAGATGTTACTCGTTTTCCCTACAAGCTGATCAATACCAAACACAACGATGGGCCCGCTACTTTCAGTGGCGATGGTCTCACGATGTACTTTGCGATCTGTAACAGTAAAGAAAATAAGGACGGTTGTAGTATCTACGAATCACGCTACAATCCTGTAAAAAAAGAATGGGGCAAACCTCGCGTCATCGAAGGTCTCGCCGGTAAAAAAGAGGTGATCGTAAATTCCCGTGGTAAAACCAAACAGGTTCCTACCGACGACCGCCAGCCTTTTATCACTCCTGATGGGCGAACGATTCTCTTCGTATCCGACAGAGGGGGAGGCAAAGGTGGATTCGACATTTGGTATTCCCGCAAACTCGGCAGTGGCTGGTCTGAACCCCAAAACCTGGAAGGGAACATCAATACTGCCTTCAATGAAGCTTCACCTTTTATCAACAAAGAAGGTACCCGTATCTATTTCGCTTCTGAAGGTCTTGCCGGATTTGGTGGTTATGACCTCTATTATTCAGAAGGTGCAATCGGTTCTTTTGGCGATCCTATTAACCTCGGATCTCCGATCAACTCGACATACAACGATTTTGGCTCTTACTGGATGGACGACTCTCTGACTTATTTTACTTCTGACCGCCCCGGCGGTATGGGAAGTGATGATATTTACTGGGGGCGCGCAATCTATTATCCAGAACCTATCTATGATATTTCTGTAAAAGGATTGGTAAGAGATAAAGAAACCAAACAGCCGATTCCTTTCGCTACAGCCACGCTTTACGAATATCTCGAAGATGGCTCTATCGCCGAACTGGGCATGTTTAGTACCGACCAGTCAGCCCGATATGAGTTTAAAAAACTTGAAAAAGAGAAAAAATACAAAATCCTGGGTAATGCTCCCGAATACCTCGCCAATGAAGAAGAAGTTTCTACCGAAGGGATTAAAGGGAATGCTGAACTGGTAAAAAATATCGATATAGAACTCGAACCCATTGTGATCGATTCGGCGATTGTACTGCAAAATATCTATTATGATTTTGATGAATACTACCTCCGCCCAGATGCTTTGGACGAACTGGAGTTTTTGATCAAAATCCTGAATGATAATCCTAATATTATGATTCAGATGGGTTCACATACAGACTCAAACGGAACGGAAATGTACAATAAAGAGCTTTCCAACAACCGTGCGAGAGCCGTTGTGAAGTATCTGGCCGATAATCAGATCTCACCCGGAAGACTGTCCTGGTTTGGATTTGGCGAATCTGATCCTCTTATCTATCCTGAACTTTCAGACGATGATGAGCAGGCAAATCGCCGCACAGAGTTTAGAATCACTTCTATTGATTTTGAATAG